The segment aattgcttcttgTCATTTTGGTCAATCATTTCGTTGTCGACATTCTATAACAGATTGAGGTTCATGATCCTCATTATCTTGCGTGATATTTGTTGCAACATTATATGTAAAGACATAATCAACCACTATTTCTGATCGATTAATATTAGTTTCAACATCTCTTAAATTTATGGATAGTTCTTTATTTCCCTGAGTCTCAAGTTCattaattctttcatgaatatcagacttattcaaattttgaacttccatgtgagattctttcatagtgtcatcttgacatttaatctttctttttctaggattttgATCCTTAGACCCAAATGGTCTACTACgctttaggtgtgtttttgactCATTAGCTATGACACTAGTGGATGGTCCTTTAGGGACATCAATTCGAATTGGGACATTCTCTGCAGGAATATGTTATTCAGTAATCCTTTTCAAATCTATAAATGCGTCTGGCATTTGATTTGCAATTTTCTGCAGATGAATAATCTTTTGTACTTATTGTTCACAAGTAGAAGAATATGGATCAAGATGagacaatgataaatttttccacaaaatttttcGTTTTATTTCACTATTCTCTCCCCCTAATTTTGGGAAAACTGATTCATCAAACCGACAATCCGCAAATCTAGTAGTAAACATGTCTCCAATCAATGGTTCAAGATAGCGGATAATGGAGGGTGACTTAAACCCAACATATATTCCTAACCTTCTTTGAGATCCCATCTTAGTGCGGTTGGGTGGTGCCACAGGCACATGTACAACACTTTCAAAAATTCTTAGATGGGATATATTAGGTTCTTGACCCATAATCAATTGCAATGGAGAAACCTTATGATAACTTGTCGGTCTGAGACGAATAAGTGTTGCAGCATGCAAAATTGCATGTCCCCACACAGAAGTGGGCAACTtagttttcataagcaatgGTATTGCTATTAATTGCAAATGTTTAATTAATGACTCAGCGAGAccattttgagtatgaacatgagAAACAGAGTGTTCAACTCTTATCCCAATTGctaaacaataatcattaaatagTTGGGATGAAAACTCTGCAGCATTATCAACACGAATGGACTTAATCTGATTATCAGGAAAGTGTGCccttaatcttattatttgtgccaataattttgcaaatgccaagttacgagatgacaataggcacacatgagaccatctagAAGAAGCATATATTAGaaccataaaatatttaaatgaccCACTAGGTGGGTGAATAGGTCCAGTAATATCCCCATGTATACATTCCAAGAACGCAGGGGACTCAATTTTAACTTTCATTggtgatggtctcacaattaacttTCCTTTATAACAagcagtacaagaaaattcaccattaaAAAGAACTTTTAGGTCTTTTAGTGGATGTCCATTCGAATTTTTTATAATTCGTCTCATCATTATTGACCCAGGATGTCCTAGACGATCATGCAAAAGTAAAAATGTATAGGAATcagtaaacttcttatttactataaaatgtcccttaattgcactaatttttgtccaatacaagCCAGAAGATAAGGCAGAGAACTATTCTATAACACATGTCTGTCCAGAAacattcttggtgataccaAGATAGTCaagatttatttcatcaattgattggatatgataaccattttcacgggtatctttaaaactcaacaagtttctcttagattttggagaaaacatagcattattaatgatgagtttAGTTCCCTTGGGCAAAATTACAATGGCTCTTCCAAAACCCTCAATCATATTAGTACTACCAAAAATTgtagtaacatttattttacccatacttaaatgagaaaaatatttcttattttttaatatcgtatgtgttgtaccagaatcaatcaaacaaatatcttCATATTTCGATAAGATGTTCTTAGAATTATCCATATCTTCACATGAAATgacatacacaaaataaatatatattaaatattagtgttgtcaaaaggatacaatatattcaaagaaataaattaataattaaatattagaaattgagCCTTAATTTATTGTTTCCTCTAAGTCAAAAACGAGTtattaggaaaataaaataaaatcattattgaATCCTAGTTAATAACAGACTGCATGTTTTTAACATTAGATCAAAttaaagacctaatataatacaaacacaTGATAAATCCTAGTTAATATcagaatttatgttttttaacatTAGACCAAGTTAAAGACCTAATAAAATACAAACACGTGATAAAGTTTAGTATTTGACTAACTCTATCATAttagaatcatataaataaatcaatgaaaaatatatattatttaattaagaattaaggAACAAGCTAATGAAcaactaaactaatttaaaatactaatactCATGCAAACAACtatcattacatgaaatttattaataaatactaccaaaaaaattatcactcTTCCATGTTCACAGAACCATCACCAATTAAGtgatctatttttccttcatgATGTGCGAAGAAATCTGCTACATCCAAGTGCGTGatgtcaacttgattttcagagataaaatttgccttaggatttttctctttcttctttagtGATTCTTGATAAAGCTCAACCAAATGTTTGGGAGTACGACAATCACATGCATAATGACCTCTTCCACCACATCGAGAATAACCTTCCCTAGTTGCTTCACGTTTctcatcttttttttcttttttatttgatgaatgattaATGCCAGGAATAGAATTACGTTCTTGACCATAATTACGACCACGACCACGATCACGATTAAGACTGCGACCTTTTCCATGCCTAGCATGGTGGGCGTACGCCTCATTCACTTCAGGAAGTGGTTCAGACCCAGTAGGTCGATTCTCAcgatttttcaataataaatcattattttgctCGGCCACAAGAAGATGAAAAATTAGTTcagaattctttttgaaaccttTCTCTCAATATTGTTGCTGCAAGAGCACATTCGAGGCATGAAAAGTGGAGAACGTCTTTTTCATCATATCAATCTCACTAACCGTTTCTCCACATGTTCAATTGAGAAGTGATTCTGAACATGGCAGAATTGTACTCATGTATAGActtaaagtcctatagccttaGATGCATCCAATCATATCGTGACTTTGGATGTATGACCATCTTCAAGTGGTCAAATCTTTCTTTTAGGTTTTTCCACAAAACAAGTGGATCCTTAACTGTCAGATATTCGATTTTCAGAATCTCGTCAAGATAATGATGCAAAAATATCATTGCTCGTGGACAGTTTTGATTTGATGCCTTCTTCTGTTATGGTGTCTCCAAGAGCCATTGCATCAAGGTGGATTTCAACATCCAACACCCATGAGAGGTAGTTCCTGCCCGAACTTTGAAGGGCAATGAACTCTAGTTTTGTAAGATTgactattaaaattaaaaacaaaagaataaataatacctttattaattcttcaaatctaaacttcacttttgagaaattagagtctcgtgctgataacgtgttataaaactacagaataagaagaagaaactagagagaaaagaagagaacactagttatttctcttgatgaatgaatttacaatgaagaggaacactctattcataggagaaatctaacttggtcTCCAAGTAGAACTCTTtaaccatatcctaaaaaggactccacatgatagacattcactatataatataaatactttataacaCCAACAATATTCTTTCATcgcttttttttaatttgttattttactCCTCTGTAAATTATCTATAAAATCATGATCAAATTGGTgttttattttaacattttctttccaattcttcttcttttttttcaagattcttcctcaatctttatataatttttctcagTTACAATTAGTGTTGGGGAAATAAACTCATATTTTGGTAACTCGtctatattttaattgattgaGTGAGtgattttttatatgaataaaatatgagttGATATTCATATTCAACTCATAAAAATATGGGTAAAATATGAATTAGCTAAATGGGTTAAGATTTCAACTTTTATtcactcaaaattcatgatatcACTTCTCTtactttttatgtcttttataaAACTAGTTATTCTTCTCTATAATTGAAAAGATGAAGTCTTTGGccctccatatatatatatatatatatatatatatatatatatatatatatatatatatatatatatatatatatatatatatatatattttaaatgttcatttctttcaaattataattatattttttttatttgtttgattttattatgaataacaaataatagtataaaataatcgAATCATATATTAGGTGACTCTCCGCCGAAGATCAATACGGAACTCAATAGGTGGCTTTTCGGCGAAGATGTAGCGAAGTGAACTCATGAATGTTGTCAAAAATCAGTTAGATCACcaacttcaaaaaataattatcgtCAATTCATGAGGattttactttgatttttgGATACGTTATAGACTTTGATGTCTAGTTTCTATAGAATCAAGTCGCTTGTCATTCGAATCGCCTACCCAAGATAGAGATTGTCGACATATAAATTGTAATTGGAtcaaattcatacaaaatttgaattaaatatgtTCATTTGGGCTGAATGATTAATTTGAGCTTTACAAATAAATGAGTTCATTTTATCAAAGTTGAAATCCAAGGTTCATTTCACCTTGAAGCCCAAACTCATGCCACGTGGCATGGTGACTAGGCATCTGAACCAACAAGGTGAAGCCACATGTCCAAATGAGGTGTTAGTCCCATTCAAGTGCAAGAACCAATTTCAGCACgccaagtgtcaaaatgacattcTTTGGCCAATCATATGCAACCTTATCCACCTctacaactataaataggggatgAACATGACATTCAAGAGGATCGTAAAAAAACTCTTCAACAAGCATTCAACAAATTGGAGAAAACTACAACATCAACATCGATAGTTCTTCGAAAGGGTTATCAACGGAGTTCTTCCTGGAGATCAACTTACAACGACAAATCGCTTTCTGACGTCCCGGAGATTGACAACATCTCAAGGAGGTATACATCATCCTATATTCGAGAAATACGCTACTGAAGGCCCTCGAACCACGGATAAACTTAGGAGAGAGAATTAAGAGAACAACAGAATTGTACTCACAAcgattcattaataaaatcacatttttcttttatttattttacttgcaGTTAATTTTCCACGCTTAAGAAAATTTATTGCAAACATATTTGACACGCCTAGTGGAAACAATTCTGTTCTTCATCTATTTCTCTTGCAAATCAGAAACTACAGAGGCTACTACTGCAATGATGTTCAGAAAGAGTTGTAATTTTTCTAACAAGGAGTCTACTGATGTCGTGTCTGCTGGTCTCAGTCATGTTGGCTCTATTACTTGGtgtaagttaaaaaataatgggcTAGATGGATCTGAATACTTCACTTCTTTGGAGGCGATGAAAAGCAAAAATTCTCATACGATGGTCGTAAGTGCAACACCTAGGGGAAATCTTGTGTTTGTATTCTTCGGAGATTCTTCTCAAATTGGCTCCAACTTTGGTGATTCGGAAGATTCAATGGATTCTCCAACTTCAATGAATGTCAATGCTTTGATGGCTGACTCAACTGACATGGACGAGAAGTTTGCAATGATGGAGCAAACATTGAGGCCTTGAAGAAATCTGTTGATGACAAAAATCTTCATATTGCTCAACTTATGAACAAGTTGGAGACCTTTACGCCTGGAGAGTCAAGTCACGTTCCCACTTGTCAAACTGGTTTTGATCAACGAAATAAGGACGTTGAGGAATCTCTAGCAAAGTCCAAGTTTCAAAAGGAGAAACAATCTGCTTCAGTTGCTGCACTATCTATCCAACAGTAGCAAGACATGATAACGAACTCTATCAGAATCAATATCGCAGACACCAAAAAGTTCCTTGTATTACTCCAAGCCATATACCAGACGGATTGATTGTCTATCAATGCCAACAAATTATCAACCACTAACGCTACAACATTTTGATGGCAAAGGGAACCCAAGACAGCATATTTCCCATTTTGTTGAAACTTGTAGCAATGCTGGAACACATGATGACCTTTTGGTAAAATAATTTGTTCGTTCGCTGAAAGGGAATGCCTTCGACTGGTATATTGACCTGAAACATGAGTCCATTGATAGTTGGGAGCAACTTGAGAAGGAATTTCTTAATCGTTTCTACAGTACTTGCCGAACTGTAAGCATGATAGAGTTTACTGGGACTAAGCAAAGAAAAGACGAGCCTGTGGTGGATTATATCAATCGTTGGAGATCGTTGAGCCTAGAATGCAAAGATCGTCATTCTGAAATATCTGCTGTGGAAATGTGCATTCAGGGTATGCATTGGGGACTTTTATACATACTATATGGAATTAAGCCGCGAACTTTTGAAGAACTTGCTACACGAGCGCATGACATGGAGTTGAGCATCGCACGCAATGGGAAGACATCTTCTTTTGCTAAtttaatgaagaaaaagaaggagtTGAACAAAGGTATGAACTCAAAGATCCAGACTAACAAATCTATGGCGGTAGAAGCAACTTCTGTAAAGGTCACCACCAAGAGTAAACTAAAAGAGGAAGAAGCCCCAAGTCAATATCCAAGGGAGGAGAGGCGACTCCCAACCTTGAGAGAGTTAGAGACAAAGGTCAACCCATTTCTAGATTCAGATGTACTCTATGATTCTTGAGGAATTACTGGCTAAGAAGGTTATTTATCTTCTTGAGTCTAAGAGGCCTGAAGAGATCAATAAGGTTGATCATCCTAGATATTGTAAGTTTCACACTCGACaagtaaatgttttatcttGAAGGAGAAAATCATGATGTTGGTAAGTGAAGGAAAAATCGTCATTAACCAAGATGAAACAGCGGAGGCAAATCATGCTAGTGTAGCACCAAATCGAAAGAAGTGCTCAAGGTCACCATCTGTTCCAAACGCCACCTTTTTGCAATTTGGAAGTTTAGCACCTGTTAAAGTTGATGTTCCAAGGAAAACTCTCGAGGATTCACTAGAGATAGACAACCACAAGGAAAATGAAGTTGATGGTTGGACTTGGGTTACTCGTAAGAAGCAGAGACATCAAGCAGTTCTTTGGATACGACTTCCTAAGACAAGAGCGACAAGGAGCGATGTGAATAAGCTACAACCATAAAAAAGTGTCAAGCCTTGTACTATTCGAAAGATCAATGGTCCTTCATTGCAGAAGGTTCGAAGGCCCATTACATTGGATGAATTCTTTCCTAAAAAATTCTTGTGGTAGTCAAATTGGTGCAACACATGTTATTTCCAGCATAGACGAAACAAAGGGAAACAAAGGTGAGCATAATCCAACAAATAACACAAGAACATCAAAGTGATGAAAAAGTGCCCCATGTTGTGCTGCAATATCCTTCACAGATGATGACTTGTTGTTAGGGTCTAAGCTACATAATAGACCCTTGTTTGTTGTAGGGTCTATTCAAGAGCAACATCTTAATTTCATACTAATTGATGGTGGTTCGGGAGTCAATATCATGCCAAAAGTTGTTCTGAAAAAACTTGGTatctttattgatgaattttccAAAAGTAATCTGACGATTCAAGGTTTCAATCAAGGAGGACAACGATCCACAGGGAAGATTCGTGTAGGATTATCTATTGGCAATGTGAAATCAAACACTTTAATTCATGTCATAGATGCCAAAACATCATACAACTTGTTGTTCGGACGTCTTTGGGTTCATGAAAATGGAGTGGTGCTATCTGTTTTGCATCAATGCATGAAGTACATGAAAGATGGTGAAGTCGTCAAAATTGATGCAGACATCAAT is part of the Solanum lycopersicum chromosome 1, SLM_r2.1 genome and harbors:
- the LOC138346634 gene encoding uncharacterized protein, whose amino-acid sequence is MIFLHHYLDEILKIEYLTVKDPLVLWKNLKERFDHLKMQNNDLLLKNRENRPTGSEPLPEVNEAYAHHARHGKGRSLNRDRGRGRNYGQERNSIPGINHSSNKKEKKDEKREATREGYSRCGGRGHYACDCRTPKHLVELYQESLKKKEKNPKANFISENQVDITHLDVADFFAHHEGKIDHLIGDGSVNMEE